The following coding sequences lie in one Oncorhynchus nerka isolate Pitt River linkage group LG14, Oner_Uvic_2.0, whole genome shotgun sequence genomic window:
- the LOC115140976 gene encoding uncharacterized protein LOC115140976 has protein sequence MSYTNNHYIEANAVQRVASLPLFDSALKTVVSVYMDVKGRYPLLGVVGGVAEIGVRNASQAAILRATPLLLSLEPQIEVVNNYACMGLDQLEKNFPVLHQSTEEVLGHLKDAFFLTLDDVQLRVNDELDGIQGRWDKLTDATWYYLLALQESQLGQMATSGLDDILTRSEEAMAKYMPLTATLRLDWERRTQQYEDEDGEDEPGLWTRFRGLLLYLSLQLYHRLLKLRNRLEQAMGMLQDATERIGLSRLLEVVGSVLQRLQLLYVYQVLRLEVVRRLALDQLKAQVRVLAELGPVKQLLGLPAQVQLVVADLQELGKILLQLLVNSTPLYNMLQQPSDQDVDDFLNHQESMSSDTTRRSSANSLFLKAMDGRPHKRTSSYARSQRGSTSAPSPAPAKSPNSSHGSQKQDDQTLSLELKDLDLPLTIAVCHRSSVRRGSSSNINPPDPSPVPDPAPANPANGDDQPLSRQGSQKPVDLALSRRGSQKPDDQPLSRRGSQMPEDQPLSLELDPLELPSTSTVLRPSSAAEVLLGSILQYLSSETPSDKTIIPKVETTEDLSPEKVSDEAMALEVESTEYYSDARDVSPSRCNSLSAHSHRSSSSAGNLDDQPLSRRGSQKPDDQPLSRRGSQKPDDQPLFLELDPLELHSTSTVSHPSLAADVLLGSILQYISSEPLSDEPVVPEVETTKNHTEARDESPPRCKSLSVRSRRSSSSAGNPSNVRQGSQIRNEEPLSVEFNILEVSSTSALRRRSLAAEVLLGPILQYLSSEPSSDETVIPEVETAEKNAHAKDESPPRHQSMSPRSRRSSSSAVVPEVETTEYYFDEGNGSPLRRKSLSIRSCRSSSSGGNAPALGLTPDNPHNDRQGSQMQDSLEEMDTLAFPSTSTVRRRSWAVEVLLDPILQYLNPGHSEKADIEEVEIPVVEATEH, from the exons ATGTCGTACACAAATAATCATTACATTGAG GCCAACGCCGTGCAACGTGTGGCTAGTCTGCCGCTCTTCGACTCCGCCCTGAAAACTGTTGTTTCAGTTTACATGGACGTAAAAGGCCGTTACCCGCTCCTGGGTGTGGTGGGGGGCGTGGCTGAGATTGGGGTGCGTAATGCGTCCCAGGCTGCCATTCTCCGTGCCACCCCCCTCCTACTTAGTCTGGAGCCCCAGA TTGAGGTCGTCAATAACTATGCTTGTATGGGCTTGGACCAGCTGGAAAAGAACTTTCCCGTCCTGCACCAGTCTACAGAGGAG GTATTGGGTCACCTGAAGGATGCCTTCTTTCTGACCCTGGATGACGTGCAACTGCGTGTGAATGATGAGCTGGACGGGATACAGGGGCGCTGGGACAAGCTGACCGATGCCACCTGGTACTACCTCCTGGCTCTGCAGGAGTCACAGCTGGGTCAGATGGCCACCTCGGGCCTGGACGACATCCTCACGCGCTCAGAGGAGGCCATGGCCAAGTACATGCCCCTGACGGCTACACTGC GCctagactgggagaggaggacacagcagtatgaggatgaagatggggaggatgagccTGGGTTGTGGACGCGGTTCCGAGGCCTCCTGCTCTATCTGAGCCTGCAGCTGTACCACCGCCTGCTGAAGCTCAGAAACAGGCTGGAGCAGGCCATGGGGATGCTACAGGATGCTACCGAAAGG ATCGGCCTGAGCAGGTTGCTGGAGGTGGTAGGCTCTGTGCTCCAGAGACTGCAGCTGCTCTACGTATACCAGGTGTTGCGTCTAGAGGTCGTGAGGAGGCTGGCCCTGGACCAGCTGAAGGCCCAGGTACGGGTCCTGGCTGAACTGGGGCCCGTCAAGCAGCTGTTGGGACTGCCTGCTCAGGTGCAGCTTGTGGTGGCTGACCTGCAGGAGCTGGGCAAGATCCTACTACAGCTGCTGGTCAACAGCACCCCTCTCTACAACATG ctcCAGCAGCCAAGTGATCAGGATGTGGATGACTTCCTCAACCACCAGGAATCCATGTCCTCTGACACCACTCGCCGCAGTTCTGCCAATAGCCTCTTTCTCAAGGCCATGGACGGCCGCCCACACAAACGCACAAGCTCGTATGCCCGCTCCCAAAGGGGCTCAACCAGTGCCCCCAGTCCAGCCCCAGCCAAATCGCCCAACAGCAGCCATGGCAGCCAGAAGCAGGATGACCAGACTCTATCTCTGGAGCTCAAGGACCTGGATCTCCCTTTAACCATCGCTGTGTGTCATCGCTCTTCAGTACGCAGGGGCTCATCCAGCAATATCAATCCCCCAGACCCCAGCCCAGTCCCCGACCCAGCCCCGGCTAACCCAGCCAACGGCGATGACCAGCCTCTCTCTCGCCAGGGCAGCCAGAAGCCTGTCGACCTGGCTCTCTCTCGCCGGGGCAGCCAGAAGCCTGATGACCAGCCTCTCTCTCGCCGGGGCAGCCAGATGCCAGaggatcagcctctctctctggagCTAGACCCCCTGGAGCTCCCTTCTACAAGCACCGTGCTTCGCCCCTCCTCGGCTGCCGAAGTCCTCCTTGGCTCCATCCTCCAGTACCTGAGCTCTGAGACACCCTCGGACAAGACCATTATACCCAAGGTGGAGACcactgaggacctgagccctgagAAAGTCTCAGATGAGGCCATGGCACTCGAGGTGGAGAGCACTGAGTACTACTCAGATGCAAGAGATGTGAGCCCATCCAGATGCAACAGCCTATCTGCCCACTCCCACAGAAGCTCATCAAGTGCTGGTAACCTGGATGACCAGCCTCTCTCTCGCCGGGGCAGCCAGAAGCCAGATGATCAACCTCTCTCTCGCCGGGGCAGCCAGAAGCCAGACGACCAGCCTCTTTTTCTGGAGCTGGACCCCCTAGAGCTTCATTCTACCAGCACTGTGAGTCACCCCTCCTTGGCTGCCGATGTCCTTCTAGGTTCCATCCTCCAGTACATTAGCTCTGAGCCACTCTCAGACGAGCCTGTTGTACCCGAGGTGGAGACCACCAAGAACCACACAGAAGCCAGAGACGAGAGCCCACCCAGATGCAAGAGCCTGTCTGTTCGCTCCCGCAGAAGCTCATCAAGTGCTGGCAACCCATCAAACGTCCGCCAGGGCAGCCAGATACGGAATGAAGAGCCTCTCTCTGTGGAGTTCAACATCCTGGAGGTCTCTTCTACCAGTGCTTTGCGCCGCCGATCCTTGGCTGCCGAGGTCCTCCTTGGCCCCATCCTCCAGTACCTGAGCTCTGAACCATCCTCAGACGAGACCGTTATACCTGAGGTGGAGACCGCAGAGAAGAATGCACACGCAAAAGATGAGAGCCCACCCAGACACCAGAGCATGTCTCCCCGCTCCCGCAGGAGCTCGTCCAGTGCTGTTGTGCCCGAGGTGGAGACTACTGAGTACTACTTTGACGAAGGAAACGGCAGCCCACTCAGACGCAAGAGCCTGTCAATCCGCTCCTGCAGGAGCTCATCCAGTGGAGGCAATGCCCCAGCCCTCGGGCTAACCCCGGACAACCCACACAATGACCGCCAGGGCAGCCAGATGCAGGACAGCCTGGAGGAGATGGACACCCTGGCCTTCCCTTCTACCAGCACCGTGCGTCGCCGCTCCTGGGCTGTCGAGGTCCTCCTAGACCCCATCCTGCAGTACCTGAACCCTGGGCACTCAGAAAAGGCCGATATAGAAGAGGTCGAAATACCCGTTGTGGAGGCCACAGAGCACTAA